The following proteins come from a genomic window of Salminus brasiliensis chromosome 15, fSalBra1.hap2, whole genome shotgun sequence:
- the sh2d3a gene encoding breast cancer anti-estrogen resistance protein 3 homolog isoform X2, which yields MDSFKKELEEELKLNTEDIRSHAWYHGQLQREGAEELLQRDGDFLVRDSMSSSGDYVLSCMWKEQPMHFKIIRIVLRPKQGYMRELFQFEMDQFDNIPALVRFHVGGRRPISQASGTIIFHPITRSLPLRVISERQAAKARVEKNKRRSLSSTHMDMLQVNSNLLRSGSQPANLETLGRPSLQSAQSDSNLRTGISQSCQSQDSSSAPMSPMYRTGSDPLLSPSSIRSPRATQSPAGGATLRGSDGQLHSRAPPKPLRVSTLFPGVPPTTPRIQVDPASFYDELVPQIPPSMLPKGHAARLRAQEKWNSRARLTDTSFTFLEAQRLEEERERVEEESRGTEAEGTELGWTFEPPQIETTSCFRLDAFRSLLLPDNNRPLEQSVLHTVKELFARTDAKATALHMLSVDCQVARVTGVTAEQKRIMGVDSGLELIMLPHGSQLRKDLLDRHHLIALGIAVDVLGCTGSANQRAAVLHKVIQLAQALRDTAHDLYAFSAVMKALELPQVVRLEMTWRVLRRNHTESAVMFEKTLKPFMKSLNEGGDSVVSGPLALPHLVPLLKLMEGEDAVENSERGCQLLFSILQSARNAAVQADQYQQHAHTLLSGWEPIPELLEAFRTEFAMRLFWGQAGAEAPKKERYEKFEKILTVLSNKLEPCPTSEV from the exons ATGGACTCGTTCAAGAAGGAACTGGAGGAGGAGCTTAAACTCAATACTGAAGATATCAGGAGTCATGCCTGGTACCACGGCCAGCTtcagagagag ggtgcaGAGGAACTGTTGCAGAGGGATGGTGATTTCCTGGTCAGAGACTCCATGTCCAGCAGTGGGGATTACGTCCTGAGCTGCATGTGGAAAGAACAGCCGATGCACTTTAAAATCATCCGGATCGTCCTCCGGCCCAAACAg GGTTACATGAGGGAGCTGTTTCAGTTCGAGATGGACCAGTTCGACAATATTCCAGCATTGGTGCGTTTCCATGTTGGTGGGCGGCGGCCTATATCCCAAGCGTCGGGAACCATCATCTTTCACCCAATCACGCGCAGCCTTCCTCTGCGGGTCATCAGCGAGCGCCAGGCCGCAAAGGCAAGAGTGGAAAAGAACAAGAGACGGAGCTTAAGCTCCACCCATATGGACATGCTACAGGTCAACAGCAacctgctgag gagtGGCAGTCAGCCCGCTAATCTAGAGACATTGGGAAGACCATCACTACAGTCAGCACAATCAGACAGCAACCTGcgtacag GTATATCCCAGTCGTGCCAGTCTCAGGACTCTAGCTCCGCCCCCATGTCTCCAATGTACCGGACAGGAAGCGACCCTTTACTCAGCCCTAGCTCCATTCGCTCACCTCGTGCCACCCAATCACCTGCCGGCGGCGCCACCCTGAGGGGCTCTGATGGTCAGCTGCATTCCAGAGCCCCTCCTAAACCCCTCAGAGTGTCAACCCTGTTTCCAGGGGTACCGCCCACAACCCCGCGGATACAGGTGGACCCCGCTTCCTTCTATGATGAGCTAGTGCCCCAG ATCCCTccctccatgctgcctaaaggcCACGCGGCGCGACTGCGTGCTCAGGAGAAGTGGAACAGTCGAGCTCGTCTCACAGACACCAGCTTCACCTTCTTGGAGGCTCAGCGATTGGAGGAGGAGCGAGAGAGGGTGGAGGAAGAGAGCAGGGGGACGGAGGCAGAGGGGACGGAGCTGGGCTGGACATTTGAGCCACCTCAGATTGAGACCACCTCCTGCTTTCGGCTCGATGCCTTTAGGTCACTGCTGCTGCCAGACAACAACCGTCCACTCGAGCAGAGTGTCCTGCACACAGTCAAAGAGCTGTTCGCTCGCACCGACGCCAAAGCAACCGCCCTGCACATGCTCAGTGTGGACTGCCAG GTGGCTCGTGTAACCGGGGTGACGGCGGAGCAGAAGAGGATAATGGGAGTAGATTCTGGACTGGAGCTCATCATGCTGCCCCATGGGAGCCAGCTCAGGAAAGACCTGCTGGACAG aCATCACCTGATAGCGTTAGGCATAGCTGTGGATGTTCTGGGCTGTACGGGTTCGGCCAATCAGAGAGCGGCCGTCCTCCACAAGGTCATCCAGCTGGCCCAGGCTCTGCGAGACACCGCCCACGACCTCTACGCCTTCTCCGCCGTCATGAAGGCTCTGGAGCTGCCTCAG gtggtgAGGTTGGAGATGACGTGGCGAGTGTTGAGGAGGAATCACACTGAGAGTGCCGTGATGTTTGAGAAGACCCTGAAACCCTTCATGAAGTCCCTGAACGAGGGGGGCG ACTCTGTGGTGTCCGGGCCCCTGGCTCTGCCCCACCTGGTGCCGTTACTGAAGCTGATGGAGGGGGAGGACGCAGTGGAGAACTCAGAGAGAGGCTGCCAGCTTCTCTTCAGCATCCTGCAGTCTGCACGCAATGCTGCAGTCCAAGCTGACCAGTACCAgcaacatgcacacacactgctctcag GTTGGGAGCCAATCCCGGAGTTGTTGGAGGCCTTCCGGACAGAGTTTGCTATGCGTTTGTTCTGGGGCCAGGCCGGAGCAGAAGCACCAAAAAAGGAGCGCTATGAAAAATTTGAAAAGATCCTTACTGTCCTCTCCAACAAACTGGAACCCTGTCCGACCTCTGAGGTCTGA
- the sh2d3a gene encoding breast cancer anti-estrogen resistance protein 3 homolog isoform X1 translates to MDSFKKELEEELKLNTEDIRSHAWYHGQLQREGAEELLQRDGDFLVRDSMSSSGDYVLSCMWKEQPMHFKIIRIVLRPKQGYMRELFQFEMDQFDNIPALVRFHVGGRRPISQASGTIIFHPITRSLPLRVISERQAAKARVEKNKRRSLSSTHMDMLQVNSNLLRSGSQPANLETLGRPSLQSAQSDSNLRTGISQSCQSQDSSSAPMSPMYRTGSDPLLSPSSIRSPRATQSPAGGATLRGSDGQLHSRAPPKPLRVSTLFPGVPPTTPRIQVDPASFYDELVPQIPPSMLPKGHAARLRAQEKWNSRARLTDTSFTFLEAQRLEEERERVEEESRGTEAEGTELGWTFEPPQIETTSCFRLDAFRSLLLPDNNRPLEQSVLHTVKELFARTDAKATALHMLSVDCQVARVTGVTAEQKRIMGVDSGLELIMLPHGSQLRKDLLDRHHLIALGIAVDVLGCTGSANQRAAVLHKVIQLAQALRDTAHDLYAFSAVMKALELPQVVRLEMTWRVLRRNHTESAVMFEKTLKPFMKSLNEGGDSVVSGPLALPHLVPLLKLMEGEDAVENSERGCQLLFSILQSARNAAVQADQYQQHAHTLLSAGWEPIPELLEAFRTEFAMRLFWGQAGAEAPKKERYEKFEKILTVLSNKLEPCPTSEV, encoded by the exons ATGGACTCGTTCAAGAAGGAACTGGAGGAGGAGCTTAAACTCAATACTGAAGATATCAGGAGTCATGCCTGGTACCACGGCCAGCTtcagagagag ggtgcaGAGGAACTGTTGCAGAGGGATGGTGATTTCCTGGTCAGAGACTCCATGTCCAGCAGTGGGGATTACGTCCTGAGCTGCATGTGGAAAGAACAGCCGATGCACTTTAAAATCATCCGGATCGTCCTCCGGCCCAAACAg GGTTACATGAGGGAGCTGTTTCAGTTCGAGATGGACCAGTTCGACAATATTCCAGCATTGGTGCGTTTCCATGTTGGTGGGCGGCGGCCTATATCCCAAGCGTCGGGAACCATCATCTTTCACCCAATCACGCGCAGCCTTCCTCTGCGGGTCATCAGCGAGCGCCAGGCCGCAAAGGCAAGAGTGGAAAAGAACAAGAGACGGAGCTTAAGCTCCACCCATATGGACATGCTACAGGTCAACAGCAacctgctgag gagtGGCAGTCAGCCCGCTAATCTAGAGACATTGGGAAGACCATCACTACAGTCAGCACAATCAGACAGCAACCTGcgtacag GTATATCCCAGTCGTGCCAGTCTCAGGACTCTAGCTCCGCCCCCATGTCTCCAATGTACCGGACAGGAAGCGACCCTTTACTCAGCCCTAGCTCCATTCGCTCACCTCGTGCCACCCAATCACCTGCCGGCGGCGCCACCCTGAGGGGCTCTGATGGTCAGCTGCATTCCAGAGCCCCTCCTAAACCCCTCAGAGTGTCAACCCTGTTTCCAGGGGTACCGCCCACAACCCCGCGGATACAGGTGGACCCCGCTTCCTTCTATGATGAGCTAGTGCCCCAG ATCCCTccctccatgctgcctaaaggcCACGCGGCGCGACTGCGTGCTCAGGAGAAGTGGAACAGTCGAGCTCGTCTCACAGACACCAGCTTCACCTTCTTGGAGGCTCAGCGATTGGAGGAGGAGCGAGAGAGGGTGGAGGAAGAGAGCAGGGGGACGGAGGCAGAGGGGACGGAGCTGGGCTGGACATTTGAGCCACCTCAGATTGAGACCACCTCCTGCTTTCGGCTCGATGCCTTTAGGTCACTGCTGCTGCCAGACAACAACCGTCCACTCGAGCAGAGTGTCCTGCACACAGTCAAAGAGCTGTTCGCTCGCACCGACGCCAAAGCAACCGCCCTGCACATGCTCAGTGTGGACTGCCAG GTGGCTCGTGTAACCGGGGTGACGGCGGAGCAGAAGAGGATAATGGGAGTAGATTCTGGACTGGAGCTCATCATGCTGCCCCATGGGAGCCAGCTCAGGAAAGACCTGCTGGACAG aCATCACCTGATAGCGTTAGGCATAGCTGTGGATGTTCTGGGCTGTACGGGTTCGGCCAATCAGAGAGCGGCCGTCCTCCACAAGGTCATCCAGCTGGCCCAGGCTCTGCGAGACACCGCCCACGACCTCTACGCCTTCTCCGCCGTCATGAAGGCTCTGGAGCTGCCTCAG gtggtgAGGTTGGAGATGACGTGGCGAGTGTTGAGGAGGAATCACACTGAGAGTGCCGTGATGTTTGAGAAGACCCTGAAACCCTTCATGAAGTCCCTGAACGAGGGGGGCG ACTCTGTGGTGTCCGGGCCCCTGGCTCTGCCCCACCTGGTGCCGTTACTGAAGCTGATGGAGGGGGAGGACGCAGTGGAGAACTCAGAGAGAGGCTGCCAGCTTCTCTTCAGCATCCTGCAGTCTGCACGCAATGCTGCAGTCCAAGCTGACCAGTACCAgcaacatgcacacacactgctctcag CAGGTTGGGAGCCAATCCCGGAGTTGTTGGAGGCCTTCCGGACAGAGTTTGCTATGCGTTTGTTCTGGGGCCAGGCCGGAGCAGAAGCACCAAAAAAGGAGCGCTATGAAAAATTTGAAAAGATCCTTACTGTCCTCTCCAACAAACTGGAACCCTGTCCGACCTCTGAGGTCTGA